Below is a window of Camelina sativa cultivar DH55 chromosome 11, Cs, whole genome shotgun sequence DNA.
AAAGCACTCTAAATTGGGCATTaccacacaaaaaataaaatatgtctcTCAGTAACTCATCATCACTTGTTCTAATAACTTTGATACTGGCCACATCTGTCCTAGTCTCCGAGAGCCGGGTCGCAAGAAAAGACTTGGGTTTGGACCTTGGCGGGATAGGTGCTGGTCTTGGTATTGGTATAGGTATCGGTGGAGGAGGATCCGGATCCGGAGCTGGTGCCGGATCTGGCTCTGGAGGAGGAGGGTCaagctcttcttcctcatctagCTCCAGCAGTTCTTCGAGCtccggtggtggtggaggtgatGCGGGATCCGAAGCTGGATCGTACGCCGGATCACGTGCCGGGTCTGGTTCGGGAGGACGTTCGGGGTCAGGCCGTGGAAGGGGAAGTGGAGGAGGAGGGGGTCACGgtggaggaggcggaggaggagggggTAGAGGTGGAGGTGGTGGATCCGGTAACGGAGGAGGGTACGGTGAAGGCGGTGGATATGGAGGAGGATACGGTGGTGGT
It encodes the following:
- the LOC104721803 gene encoding glycine-rich protein 5, translated to MSLSNSSSLVLITLILATSVLVSESRVARKDLGLDLGGIGAGLGIGIGIGGGGSGSGAGAGSGSGGGGSSSSSSSSSSSSSSSGGGGGDAGSEAGSYAGSRAGSGSGGRSGSGRGRGSGGGGGHGGGGGGGGGRGGGGGSGNGGGYGEGGGYGGGYGGGGDD